Proteins encoded in a region of the Methylobacterium radiotolerans JCM 2831 genome:
- the hemC gene encoding hydroxymethylbilane synthase, with product MLNRPLRIGTRGSPMALAQTGMVRDRIVAANPGLETELVVVTTVADKILDRPLSEIGGKGLFTKELEQALFAGEVDVAVHSMKDVETWLPDGLTIACILERDDPRDAFLSPHADGLAGLAAGARVGTSSLRRGAQVLMRRPDLRVVPLRGNANTRMRKLEAGECDATLLALAGLQRLGLESMARSVLSVEEMLPAVAQGALGIECRADDAVIRDLLAPIACERTTVAVSAERALLAELDGSCRTPIAALAQIDGDSLRIDGLLFLPDGSRHWAASRQGLVAEAERIGREAGAALKAAAGDTYTRHLQ from the coding sequence ATGTTGAACCGCCCCCTGCGCATCGGCACCCGCGGCTCTCCGATGGCGCTCGCGCAGACCGGGATGGTGCGTGACCGGATCGTGGCGGCCAATCCGGGCTTGGAGACCGAGCTGGTGGTCGTGACCACCGTGGCCGACAAGATCCTGGACCGGCCCCTGTCCGAGATCGGCGGCAAGGGCCTGTTCACCAAGGAGTTGGAGCAGGCCCTGTTCGCCGGCGAGGTCGACGTCGCCGTGCATTCCATGAAGGACGTGGAGACCTGGCTCCCCGACGGCCTCACCATCGCCTGCATCCTCGAGCGCGACGACCCGCGAGACGCCTTCCTGTCGCCGCACGCCGACGGCCTGGCGGGGCTGGCGGCGGGCGCGCGGGTCGGGACCTCGTCGCTCCGCCGCGGCGCGCAGGTCCTGATGCGGCGGCCCGATCTCCGGGTCGTGCCGCTGCGGGGCAACGCCAACACGCGGATGCGCAAGCTCGAGGCCGGTGAGTGCGACGCGACGCTCCTCGCCCTGGCGGGCCTGCAGCGCCTCGGCCTGGAAAGCATGGCGCGCAGCGTCCTCTCGGTCGAGGAGATGCTGCCGGCCGTGGCGCAGGGTGCCCTGGGGATCGAGTGTCGCGCGGACGACGCCGTGATCCGCGACCTCCTGGCGCCGATCGCGTGCGAGCGGACCACCGTCGCGGTCTCGGCCGAGCGGGCGCTGCTCGCGGAACTCGACGGGTCCTGCCGGACCCCCATCGCGGCCCTCGCGCAGATCGACGGGGATAGCCTGCGGATCGACGGGCTCTTGTTCCTGCCCGACGGCAGCCGCCACTGGGCCGCGTCCCGGCAGGGGCTCGTCGCGGAGGCAGAGCGCATCGGCCGCGAGGCGGGGGCCGCGCTCAAGGCGGCGGCCGGCGACACCTACACCCGCCACCTCCAGTGA
- a CDS encoding phytoene desaturase, with translation MLTLAVDHRVAQEIDRRPHAVVVGSGFGGLAAAVRLGARGYRVTVLERLAQPGGRARVHRQDGFTFDAGPTIVTAPQLFEELWHLAGRRLADDVTLVPMDPFYRIRFADGTSFAYSGDVDRMRAEVARFAPDDVAGYERFMAHSRAVCRIGFEQLGHVPFGSVGAMLKIAPDLLRLSGHRSVHDVVARFIRDERLRTVFSFHPLLIGGNPFRASAIYCLIADLERRWGVHFAMGGTGQLVDGLVRLIRSQGGRLRLGVEVARIRVEEGAATGVDLTSGETIAADVVVSNADSAVTHARLLPEAQRWSPGRFQRARSSMGLFVWYFGTARRYPEVDHHTILLGPRYRGLLADIFDRKVLAEDASLYLHRPTATDPSLAPPGCDAFYVLAPVPNLAGGQDWQTLAEPYRRRIAAMLEASVMPGLSEAIVTSKVTTPLDFQDDFLSYRGSGFGLEPVLTQSAWFRPHNRSSAVRNLYLVGAGTHPGAGLPGVLSSARILDSVVPDARVTA, from the coding sequence ATGCTGACACTCGCGGTCGACCACCGGGTTGCGCAAGAGATCGATCGGCGCCCGCACGCCGTCGTGGTCGGCTCGGGCTTCGGCGGTCTCGCCGCGGCGGTCCGGCTGGGCGCCCGCGGCTACCGCGTGACCGTGCTCGAGCGCCTCGCGCAGCCGGGGGGACGCGCCCGCGTCCACCGGCAGGACGGCTTCACCTTCGACGCCGGTCCAACCATCGTCACCGCGCCGCAGCTGTTCGAGGAACTCTGGCATCTCGCCGGTCGCAGGCTCGCCGACGACGTGACGCTAGTTCCGATGGATCCGTTCTACCGGATCCGCTTCGCCGACGGGACGTCCTTCGCCTACAGCGGCGACGTGGACCGGATGCGCGCCGAGGTGGCGCGCTTCGCGCCCGATGATGTTGCGGGCTACGAGCGCTTCATGGCGCACAGCCGCGCCGTGTGCCGGATCGGGTTCGAGCAGCTCGGTCACGTGCCCTTCGGCAGCGTCGGCGCGATGCTGAAGATCGCGCCGGACCTGCTCCGCCTCTCGGGCCACCGCTCGGTACACGACGTGGTGGCGCGCTTCATCCGCGACGAGCGGCTGCGGACGGTGTTCAGCTTCCATCCGCTCCTGATCGGGGGAAACCCGTTCCGGGCCAGCGCCATCTACTGCCTGATCGCCGACCTCGAGCGGCGCTGGGGCGTCCACTTCGCCATGGGCGGTACCGGCCAGCTGGTCGACGGTCTGGTGCGGCTGATCCGGTCGCAGGGCGGTCGCCTGCGCCTCGGCGTCGAGGTCGCGCGCATCCGGGTGGAGGAGGGGGCGGCGACGGGCGTGGACCTGACGAGCGGCGAGACGATCGCCGCCGACGTGGTGGTGTCCAACGCCGACTCGGCCGTGACGCACGCGCGTCTGCTGCCGGAGGCGCAGCGCTGGAGCCCGGGGCGGTTCCAGCGCGCCCGCTCGTCGATGGGGCTGTTCGTCTGGTACTTCGGCACCGCGCGGCGCTACCCGGAGGTGGATCACCACACGATCCTGCTCGGGCCGCGATACCGCGGCCTGCTCGCGGACATCTTCGATCGCAAGGTGCTGGCCGAGGATGCGAGCCTGTACCTGCACCGGCCGACCGCGACCGATCCGAGCCTCGCCCCGCCGGGATGCGACGCCTTCTACGTGCTGGCCCCGGTTCCCAACCTCGCCGGCGGCCAGGATTGGCAGACCCTCGCCGAACCGTATCGGCGCCGGATCGCCGCGATGCTGGAGGCGAGCGTGATGCCCGGCCTGTCGGAGGCCATCGTGACCTCGAAGGTGACGACGCCGCTGGATTTCCAGGACGACTTCCTGAGCTACCGCGGATCGGGCTTCGGCTTGGAGCCGGTGCTGACGCAATCGGCCTGGTTCCGTCCGCACAACCGGTCGAGCGCGGTCCGCAATCTCTACCTCGTCGGGGCCGGCACGCATCCGGGTGCGGGCCTCCCCGGGGTGCTCTCCTCCGCCCGCATCCTCGACAGCGTGGTCCCCGATGCCCGCGTTACCGCCTGA
- a CDS encoding TerB family tellurite resistance protein, with amino-acid sequence MPILLGLIGIIVAGLFWILRTHGTVKGLQEVNRDTKGLQRRAVSTFENLVGTPLQRVRDPRLAAVILMIQLVRTGSPLTASEKTRILEYMETPLAVDRISATFERAWGYTQARLPFSQVADALAPLLRDALTPAERGELIAMLTQVAGAHSPPSELQREGIARLKRRLLVGEGPVLVQRRGESA; translated from the coding sequence ATGCCGATCCTGCTCGGCCTCATCGGGATCATCGTTGCGGGACTGTTCTGGATCTTACGGACGCACGGGACCGTGAAGGGCCTGCAGGAGGTCAACCGGGACACGAAGGGCCTCCAGCGCCGCGCGGTCTCGACCTTCGAGAACCTCGTGGGGACGCCGTTGCAGCGCGTCCGCGACCCGCGCCTGGCGGCGGTCATCCTGATGATCCAGCTGGTCCGAACGGGCAGCCCCCTGACCGCCAGCGAGAAGACACGGATCCTCGAATACATGGAGACGCCGCTGGCGGTGGATCGGATCTCCGCGACCTTCGAACGGGCCTGGGGCTATACGCAGGCACGGCTACCGTTCTCGCAGGTCGCCGACGCCCTGGCGCCGCTGCTGCGCGACGCGCTGACGCCGGCCGAGCGGGGCGAGCTGATCGCGATGCTGACCCAGGTGGCCGGCGCGCATTCCCCGCCCAGCGAGTTGCAGCGCGAGGGCATCGCCCGCCTCAAGCGGCGCCTCCTCGTCGGAGAGGGACCCGTCCTGGTCCAGAGGCGGGGCGAATCCGCCTGA
- a CDS encoding PhzF family phenazine biosynthesis protein, which yields MPPVTLVDVFTHAGAGGNPCPVVTDARDLDASAMRDVARRYGHESGFALPAEDAAHDLRLRFFVPNHEMEMCAHATIGVLWVLAREGRLPEASVRIATGSGSVTGFVSSRGADVWSVAITQPVGRVRPLTDEQSADVQAALGSGRDALAARPVHNAVTSRVKTLVPMRDAAALNALAPASDAVEAACARIGSTGLYPYAVLDGPARLFEARQFPRASGYPEDAATGIAAAALAFGLLQDGLIEPDDRPIRILQGRVMGRLSEIRVRLGFANGRPVGCLLEGDVALDRSGH from the coding sequence ATGCCGCCCGTGACCCTGGTCGACGTCTTCACGCACGCGGGCGCGGGCGGCAATCCCTGCCCCGTCGTGACCGACGCGCGGGACCTCGACGCGTCCGCCATGCGCGACGTCGCGCGGCGCTACGGCCACGAATCGGGCTTCGCGCTGCCGGCGGAGGATGCCGCCCATGATCTGCGCCTGCGCTTCTTCGTGCCGAACCACGAGATGGAGATGTGTGCCCACGCCACCATCGGCGTCCTGTGGGTGCTCGCTCGCGAGGGGCGGCTTCCGGAAGCGTCGGTCCGGATCGCGACCGGCAGCGGCTCCGTGACGGGGTTCGTGAGCTCGCGCGGCGCGGATGTCTGGAGCGTCGCGATCACGCAGCCGGTCGGCCGCGTGCGGCCGCTGACGGACGAGCAGAGCGCCGACGTCCAGGCGGCGCTCGGGTCCGGGCGCGACGCCCTCGCCGCGCGGCCGGTCCACAACGCCGTGACCTCGCGGGTCAAAACGCTCGTGCCGATGCGCGATGCGGCCGCACTCAACGCCCTCGCGCCCGCGAGCGACGCCGTCGAGGCCGCCTGCGCGCGGATCGGCTCGACCGGGCTGTATCCCTACGCCGTGCTCGACGGGCCGGCCCGGCTGTTCGAGGCACGGCAATTCCCCCGCGCCTCCGGCTATCCCGAGGATGCCGCCACGGGCATCGCTGCCGCGGCCCTGGCCTTCGGGCTGCTGCAGGACGGCCTCATCGAGCCGGACGACCGTCCGATCCGGATCCTGCAGGGCCGGGTCATGGGCCGCCTGTCCGAGATCCGGGTGCGGCTCGGCTTCGCGAACGGGCGCCCGGTCGGGTGTCTGCTGGAGGGCGACGTCGCTCTCGACAGGTCCGGCCACTAG
- a CDS encoding metallophosphoesterase, with translation MLIMPSRRQFLGGLGVGAGLTAATGVYAFDVEPLHRLVVTSYAPTLPRWDPALRLRVAVLADFHICEPYMRFDRVAEIVAATNALEPDLVLLLGDYPAGRIAWRKLPLDQFARMMTELKAPLGTHAILGNHDWWDDHAVQRAGRGVPAVRRLLEAQGIPVLENQAVRLVKDGRPFWLAGLGDQQPFLNAWSTFSFADLPRTLQAVTDSAPVILMAHEPDIFVSVPDRVSLTLAGHTHGGQVRLFGHAPAIRKVRGHDYSYGHVVQDGRHMIVSGGFGMSRIPVRMGVPPEIVLLELGKADTSAAAS, from the coding sequence ATGCTGATCATGCCGAGCCGACGGCAGTTCCTGGGTGGGCTCGGCGTGGGGGCCGGCCTGACCGCCGCGACGGGCGTCTACGCCTTCGACGTCGAGCCGCTGCACCGGCTGGTGGTGACGTCCTACGCGCCGACCCTGCCGCGCTGGGATCCGGCGCTGCGCCTGCGGGTGGCGGTGCTGGCGGATTTTCACATCTGCGAGCCGTACATGCGGTTCGACCGGGTGGCGGAGATCGTCGCGGCCACCAACGCCCTCGAGCCGGATCTGGTCCTGCTGCTCGGCGACTACCCGGCCGGGCGCATCGCGTGGCGCAAGCTGCCGCTCGATCAGTTCGCCCGGATGATGACCGAGCTCAAGGCGCCCCTCGGCACGCACGCGATCCTCGGCAACCACGATTGGTGGGACGACCACGCGGTCCAGCGGGCCGGCCGCGGCGTGCCGGCGGTCCGGCGCCTGCTGGAGGCGCAGGGCATTCCGGTGCTGGAGAATCAGGCCGTGCGCCTCGTGAAGGACGGGCGGCCGTTCTGGCTGGCCGGGCTCGGCGACCAGCAGCCGTTCTTGAACGCGTGGAGCACCTTCAGCTTCGCGGACCTGCCGCGAACCTTGCAGGCGGTCACGGACTCGGCGCCCGTGATCCTGATGGCCCACGAGCCCGACATCTTCGTCTCGGTGCCCGACCGCGTGTCGCTGACCCTCGCCGGCCACACTCACGGCGGCCAGGTCCGCCTGTTCGGCCACGCGCCCGCCATCCGCAAGGTGCGCGGGCACGACTATTCCTACGGCCACGTCGTCCAGGACGGCCGCCACATGATCGTCTCGGGCGGCTTCGGGATGAGCCGCATCCCCGTCCGGATGGGCGTTCCGCCGGAGATCGTTCTCCTCGAACTCGGCAAGGCGGACACGTCCGCGGCGGCCAGCTGA
- a CDS encoding phytoene/squalene synthase family protein, with protein sequence MPALPPEFAAAADRTACRMAIRAGSKSFFAAGRLLPADMREAAYGLYAFCRLSDDLVDDAASPAERRSAVARLESRIGQAYAGRPADAPADRAFAEIVTAHAIPEALPRALIEGFAWDAEGRRYADLGALNAYAARVAGSVGAMMALIMGTRDPDALARACDLGAAMQLTNIARDVGEDARMGRLYLPLDWMREAGLDPDAFLADPRPSPALAGTVARLLAEADNLYARAEAGIAVLPSGCRPSIRAAGLIYAEIGKVVAAQGYDSVRHRARVTTGRKLALIARALRTPADAAGLGAPPLPETAFLIEAVTAQPFLPMRGRTPLRPWYDVSGRVVHVLDLIERMREREAFGRSASS encoded by the coding sequence ATGCCCGCGTTACCGCCTGAATTCGCCGCCGCAGCCGACCGGACCGCCTGCCGGATGGCGATCCGGGCCGGCTCGAAGAGCTTCTTCGCGGCCGGCCGATTGCTGCCGGCGGATATGCGCGAGGCGGCCTACGGCCTCTACGCCTTCTGCCGGCTGTCGGACGACCTCGTCGACGATGCGGCGAGCCCGGCCGAGAGGCGCAGCGCCGTCGCGCGGCTCGAGAGCAGGATCGGCCAAGCCTATGCCGGCCGCCCCGCCGACGCCCCGGCTGACCGCGCCTTCGCGGAGATCGTCACGGCCCACGCGATCCCGGAAGCGCTTCCGCGCGCGCTGATCGAAGGCTTCGCGTGGGATGCCGAGGGCCGGCGCTACGCCGATCTCGGGGCGCTCAACGCTTACGCCGCCCGGGTGGCGGGCTCGGTCGGGGCGATGATGGCCCTGATCATGGGCACCCGCGATCCCGACGCGCTCGCCCGCGCCTGCGATCTCGGCGCAGCGATGCAGCTCACCAACATCGCCCGCGACGTCGGCGAGGACGCGCGGATGGGCCGCCTCTACCTGCCGCTGGACTGGATGCGGGAGGCCGGACTCGATCCGGACGCCTTCCTCGCCGATCCGCGGCCGAGCCCGGCGCTGGCCGGCACCGTGGCCCGTCTCCTCGCCGAGGCGGACAACCTCTACGCCCGCGCGGAGGCCGGGATCGCGGTGCTGCCCAGCGGCTGCCGGCCCTCGATCCGGGCGGCGGGGCTGATCTATGCCGAGATCGGCAAGGTCGTGGCGGCGCAAGGCTACGATTCGGTTCGCCACCGCGCCCGCGTCACGACGGGGCGGAAGCTCGCGCTGATCGCCCGCGCGCTCCGCACGCCCGCGGACGCGGCCGGCCTCGGCGCGCCGCCGCTTCCCGAGACGGCGTTCCTGATCGAGGCGGTAACGGCCCAGCCGTTCCTGCCGATGCGCGGGCGAACGCCGCTGCGGCCCTGGTACGACGTCAGCGGCCGCGTCGTGCACGTCCTCGACCTGATCGAGCGGATGCGCGAGCGCGAGGCGTTCGGCCGCTCCGCATCGTCCTGA
- a CDS encoding acyl-CoA carboxylase subunit beta: protein MKDILDKLEERRAQARLGGGEKRVEAQHKRGKLTARERIELLLDHGSFEEFDMFVQHRSTDFGMEKQKIPGDGVVTGWGTINGRTVFLFSKDFTVFGGSLSEAHAQKIVKVQDMALKMRAPIIGIFDAGGARIQEGVAALGGYGEVFRRNVMASGVIPQISVIMGPCAGGDVYSPAMTDFIFMVRDTSYMFVTGPDVVKTVTNEVVTAEELGGAKVHTTKSSIADGSFENDVEAILQIRRLLDFLPANNIDGVPELESFDDVSRIDASLDTLIPDNPNKPYDMGELIRRVVDEGDFFEIQSAYARNIITGFGRIEGRTVGFVANQPLVLAGVLDSDASRKAARFVRYCDAFGIPIVTFVDVPGFLPGTAQEYGGLIKHGAKLLFAYSQATVPLVTIITRKAFGGAYDVMASKHVGADVNYAWPTAQIAVMGAKGAVEIIFRSEIGDPEKIAARTGEYEDRFLSPFVAAERGYIDEVIMPHSTRRRIAKALGMLRTKKMEQPWKKHDNIPL from the coding sequence GCGGAGAGAAGCGCGTCGAGGCGCAGCACAAGCGCGGTAAGCTGACGGCGCGCGAGCGGATCGAACTCCTCCTCGACCACGGGTCGTTCGAAGAGTTCGACATGTTCGTGCAGCATCGCTCCACCGATTTCGGCATGGAGAAGCAGAAGATCCCGGGTGACGGCGTCGTCACCGGCTGGGGCACGATCAACGGCCGCACGGTCTTCCTCTTCTCGAAGGACTTCACGGTGTTCGGCGGCTCCCTCTCGGAGGCGCATGCCCAGAAGATCGTGAAGGTGCAGGACATGGCGCTGAAGATGCGCGCCCCGATCATCGGCATCTTCGATGCCGGCGGCGCGCGCATCCAGGAAGGCGTCGCGGCGCTCGGCGGCTACGGCGAGGTGTTCCGCCGCAACGTCATGGCCTCGGGCGTCATCCCGCAGATCTCGGTGATCATGGGGCCGTGCGCGGGCGGCGACGTCTACTCGCCGGCCATGACCGACTTCATCTTCATGGTCCGCGACACGAGCTACATGTTCGTGACCGGCCCCGACGTGGTGAAGACCGTCACCAACGAGGTCGTGACCGCCGAGGAACTCGGCGGTGCCAAGGTTCACACGACCAAGTCGTCGATCGCGGACGGTTCCTTCGAGAACGACGTCGAGGCGATCCTGCAGATCCGTCGCCTCCTCGACTTCCTGCCGGCCAACAACATCGACGGCGTGCCGGAGCTGGAGAGCTTCGACGACGTCAGCCGGATCGACGCGTCCCTCGACACGCTGATCCCGGACAACCCGAACAAGCCCTACGACATGGGCGAGCTGATCCGCCGCGTCGTGGACGAGGGTGACTTTTTCGAGATCCAGTCCGCCTACGCGCGCAACATCATCACCGGGTTCGGCCGGATCGAGGGCCGCACGGTCGGCTTCGTGGCCAACCAGCCGCTGGTGCTCGCGGGCGTGCTCGATTCGGACGCCTCGCGGAAGGCCGCGCGCTTCGTGCGCTACTGCGACGCCTTCGGCATCCCGATCGTCACCTTCGTGGACGTGCCGGGCTTCCTGCCGGGCACGGCGCAGGAGTACGGCGGCCTCATCAAGCACGGCGCCAAGCTGCTCTTCGCCTACTCGCAGGCGACGGTGCCGCTGGTCACCATCATCACCCGCAAGGCCTTCGGCGGCGCCTACGACGTCATGGCGTCGAAGCACGTCGGCGCGGACGTGAACTACGCGTGGCCGACGGCGCAGATCGCCGTGATGGGCGCGAAGGGCGCGGTCGAGATCATCTTCCGGAGCGAGATCGGTGATCCGGAGAAGATCGCGGCGCGCACCGGCGAGTACGAGGACCGGTTCCTCTCACCCTTCGTCGCGGCCGAGCGCGGCTATATCGACGAGGTGATCATGCCGCACTCGACCCGTCGCCGGATCGCCAAGGCCCTCGGCATGCTCCGCACCAAGAAGATGGAGCAGCCCTGGAAGAAGCACGACAACATCCCGCTCTGA